From the genome of Pirellulaceae bacterium:
CCGGTCAAATTCCATGCCACGTTGAACGGAGCACCGCCTAAGACTTGCACGTCGTCAAAACAATCGAATAGCACTTCACCCACGATCATCGGACGCAAGGCGGGCAAGCGGTTAGGGGCAGAAGTCACTGGACAAGAAACCTTAAACGGAAAATGAATTCGATGCATGCCCGCGATCGGTGGTGAACCCCTTCCGCGATCCAGGCTGGGCAAGTGGCCAGCCCGCATGTACCACCAGCGCCATCATCCCGCAGTGAAAATACATTTCAGACTTTGTGGGAGCAACAATAGCAACCACAACTTGCTTGCCTTGGCACCGGACCATGGGCCAGGATCATGCCGGAAGTTGTGCCGGATACCCACTGTAGTTTACAATGGCACCCCTGCGGCGATAAGGCGAGCGGCTCAATGGACGCGATTCGCGCATACGACTTGAACTCTGTCAGGCCCAACAACAACTAGAAAGCCAACGATGACATCACAACCACTAGACGGACGACACGCACTGGTAACCGGCGGCGGAACGGGAATTGGGTTGGGAATTGCAAGAGAGCTGGCTCGAGCCGGCGCGAAGGTAACCATCACCGGTCGCCGTAAGGATGTACTGGAATCGGCGGCAGCCAGTCAGGAAGGCCTGTTTCCACTGGTGATGGATGTCACTCAAGAGCAAAGCATCGTCGACGGCATCGCTTCGGCCATTGCCCAGCGCGGGCCGGTCACCATCTGTGTACCCAACGCTGGAATTGCCGAAGGTCGTGCACTGCACAAAACGGACATGGCCTTTTGGCGCAAGATTATGTCCACTAATTTAGATGGAGCCTTTGTGACGCTGCGCGAATGCACACCGGGCATGCGCGATGCTGGTTGGGGACGCGGCGTGCTGGTCGCGTCGATCGCTGGCCTGCGGGGACTCAAGGGCGCTCCGGCTTACACCGCTTCCAAACACGGGATGATCGGATTGATGCGGGCGCTATCGGAAGATTTTCTGGGAACCGGCATTACCTTCAACGCCATCTGCCCCGCTTACGTTGATACCGACATTGTGGCCAGAAATCAGGTAAGCATCGCGCAGCGCGCCGGCATTTCCGAGCAGCAAGCCCGCGACCTGATGGTCAAGACCAATCGCCACCAGCGTTTGATCTCGGTAGAAGAAGTCGCTGCCGCCGCCATGTGGCTCTGCCTACCCGGCTCCGAGAGCGTCAACGGGCAAGCCATCGAAATCGCCGGTGGACAGGCATGACGGGAATGGCGCAGTGGTAATCAGAAGCGGAACACTCACCCGCACGTTCCGGGTGCAGTTGGCTCAACGTTTCGCAACGGCCAACGAGTCATAGACAGGTAGCTGCGGCTAAGTTGGAGATGCCTACGATGACTGCAGAGAAAACGCCGTCGGCCCTAGGATGCCTGTTGTGCGCCCTAGGATGCCTGTTGTGCGTTGCGCACGAGGTGCGAGATGCGGCTCTTGAGGCGGCTGGCTTTGTTGGCGTGGATGACGCCTTTGGCGGCAGCCTTGTCTAGCAGCCGCGCGGTTTGCTGACGACGCTGTTGGGCTTGCTCCAATTGATTATTGGCTACGTCTTCACGCAACTTGCGCAATGCAGTTCTTAAGCTGGATTTGACGGCGCGATTGCGATCACGATTTACTAAGCTCTGTCGCAGTCGTTTCTTGGCACTCTCGGTATTTGGCATCGTCTGTTTCTCGTCGGCATGCATTCCGCAAGCAAGTCCCCCATGGGTACGTCAATGGCTCGCAGAAAGCGTTAGAATGTCACTATGATGCCGCAGCCCAACGATTCTGTCCAGCCTTATTTACCAGACGATTCAGGGGAATTCGCTCCCAACCAGCTCGAAGAGCCGACTCATGCCCAGCCGCAAGCAGCGGTTGGCCGGGGGCGAGTGTACCTGGTTGGGGCTGGCCCAGGCGATCCGGGCCTGCTGACGGTACGGGGTTTGGAGTGCCTGCGCAGGGCCGACGTGGTTCTGTACGACGGATTGGCCAATCCGGCGCTGCTGGACTGTGCCGCCCAAGCTCAGCTGGTGTGTGTCGGCAAGCATGGTCAACAGGCGATCTGGGAACAGACTACGATCAACGGGCGGATGGTCGAGCTGGCTGAGCAGGGAAAAACCGTCGTCAGACTCAAGGGTGGCGATCCAGGCGTATTTGCTCGAACGGCAGAAGAGCTGGAGGCGTTAGTCCAGCACGGCATCGAATTTGAAGTCGTTCCAGGAATCACCGCAGCCCTGGCCGTAGCTAGCTTTGCCGGTATCCCGCTGACTCACCGCGACCATGCATCGGCCTTGGCGCTAGTAACCGGCCAACAACAGGCTGGTGCCGATGAGTCGCTGGACTGGCAGGCGCTGGCTAAATTCCCGGGGACACTGGCCATCTATATGGGAGTCACCACGGCTAGCCAGTGGACCGAAGAGTTGCTGGCTGCGGGCAAGCCGCCCGATACTCCAGCGGCCATTGTTAGACGCTGCTCGTGGAGCGATCAACGGATTATTCGCTGCCGCCTGGATGAGGTAGCCAAGCAGTTGACTCCGGCCAGTCGCCTGCGACCGCCGGTGCTAGTGATTGTGGGCACGGTTGCCCAACTGGGCAGCCAGTGGAATTGGTTTGCCAATCGCCCGCTGTCCGGTTGCGGCGTCTGGTTGCCACGAGCCGCGCATCAATCGGACCAACTGGCTCAGTCACTGACCGATCTGGGAGCCCGCGTGATTTGCAGCCCGGTACTGCGCATTGTCCGGCCGGATGATCTGTCTGAGCTTTCCCGAGCCGTTGGGTTGTTGAAGCAGCAGGCGATCGGCGGAATTACGTTTTCCAGTAGCAACGGCGTTGACGGCCTGATGCAGTTTATCCTCTCGCAAGGGCTGGATGCGCGGCTGTTGGCGCAGGTTCGATTGGCGGCGGTTGGTCCGGCCACGGCACAGCGGTTGGAAAAGTATGGACTGCGGGCTGATGTGGTTCCCGTCAGCGATTTTAACGCTCAGGGGTTGGTCGAAACTCTAGGGGGCTCGGTGGCAGGCCAGCGTTGGTTAGTCACGACAACCAACAATAGCCGCGAAACACTGCCTCAGGGCTTGCAGCGGGCGGGCGCTCAGGTAACCGAGTGCTTGACGTATTGCAGCCAGAGCATAGATCAGCCCAGTGCTGAGCTGGCCGCAGGCCTGGCGGCAAGGCAGGTTCAGTATGCGGTAATTACCAGCAGTCTAATCGCCCAGCTTGCTTATAACCTACTGGGGGAGCGGACCCAGAGAGTCCTGCCGATAGCTCTGGGTGGGGCTGTGGGCGAGACCCTAAACAAATTGGGCTGGCCAGCGGCCGCCACCAGCTCGGCCAACACCGCAGAATCCGTAGCTATGGCAGTCAGTGATTTAAACGACAGTCTACGAGATCGCTCACAGACTACCTAGTCATCGCAAGTTCGCGGCACGGGGCGTATCGCGAAATTTTTGCGGCTCAAAAGCCAACGGTTCGTATGCGACCTTATGTCGCGTCCCGAGTTCGTGGGGCTGCTATTAACAAAACGTCGATGTATCGGCATATTTACCGGCTCGCGCGGACTGCGCTGAGCCCATTGTATCGAATGTGGCCCGGGGAGGGTGTTCGTTTCGATGCACTTGGCAATGCGTTGGGTCATGCTAAAACCAGAATCTTCGAAGAGTTTGGCGCGCGAAAATGGCTTGTCCAATGTGCTTATCATTCTGTGCTAGATCGACAGGATTATGACTCGATTTTTGTTTCCACGCTGGACTAATAGATTTTTGCCAGTACTTGGACTGCTGCTGTTAGCTGGCGGTGGCTATGCCGGTACGCTGTTCCTGGCTGCGACGGATGACACTACGCTGAATCCAGGATACCAGCCGACTCAGCCGGTGCCATTTAGCCACAAAATACACGCTGGCGATTTGAAGATGGACTGTCGCTACTGTCACATCGGTGTCGACAAGGCTGCGGCAGCGTCGATTCCGCCGACAGCCACTTGCATCAATTGTCACAGCCCTGAGATCGATGGCCAGCCGCCGAAGTATTCATCGGTTCGCCAAGACAGCGCCAAGTTGCGCGCGGTCCATGAAAGTTGGAAATCAGGTGATGCATCCGTGCCGTGGGTGCGCATTCACCGTCTGCCTGATTTTGTGTTCTTCAATCACGCGGCTCACGTCAATCGTGGAGTAAGTTGCGTCGAATGCCACGGTCGCATTGACACGATGGACAAGGTCTATCAAGCCAAGGAGCTATCGATGGCTTGGTGCATCGAGTGCCACAACAATCCGGCTCCTCGTTTGCGACCGCTGGATCAAATTACCAATTTGAGTTGGGAGCCGCCCGAGGGGAAGACTCGCGAGGAAGTTGGCAGCGAAATGTTGGCTCAATTTGAACAAGCAGGCAACGGAGTTCACCCCAAAACCAACTGTGCTGTCTGCCACCGTTAGTTTTTCAGTAACCGCAAGTCGCAAGTTAATTTTCAATCTGAACCGGCCAAGTGATATTGGCCCGCTGTGATTCGAGCAAATTCAACCATGCAGTCCAAGCTTCCTATTACCACGGCCGACCACGCCTCGGACTCTCCGGTTTCGACCTGTTTGCCGCCGAGCCAACCCCTGACGGCTCGCCAGCAGCGCTCGCAGGGCTACTGGCGAAGCATGAACGAGCTGGATCAAACGCCGGAATTCCGTCAGTACCTGGAGCGTGAATTTCCGCAGGCCGCTTCCGAGTTCCCATCGGGTGTTTCGCGCCGGCGGTGGTTGCAATTGATGAGTGCATCGATCGCGCTGAGCGGCGCTGCCGGCTGTCGCTATGGACCAGAGCGTATCGCACCGTTTGTGATTCGCCCTGACAACACGTTGGCCGGTGTGCCTAAGCTGTACGCTACCAGCTTTGAGCTGGCCGGTCGCGCAGTAAACTTGTTGGTCACCAATCGCGATGGTCGACCAATCAAGGTTGAGGGCAATCCAGAGCATCCGCTGATGCGGGCCACCGAGCCGAATCCGATTGAGGGTAAGCCGCGTTTCAAGAGCGCTGGCACCGATGTGTTTTCTCAAGCCTGTGTGCTGAGCTTGTACGACGACGATCGGGCTCATCGAGTCGCCCGGCGCTCGGCAGGTGAATTGGTCGATGCTAGTTGGCAAGAGTTCACCGACTACGCTCGCAGCCAGTGGGAATCTCACAAGGCATCGCAGGGTCAGTCCTTGGCGATATTGATGTCGCCTTCTCTGTCACCCAGCGTCAATCGCTTGGTCGGACAAATCGCGCAAGCGCTGCCCAAGGCAACCATTGCCCAGTACAAGTCGATCGACGATTCAGCCCAGCGGGCAGCGGCCAGTCAGGCCACCGGCAAGCCATCGGAGCTGTTGTTGGATTTGTCTGGGGCGCGCGTGATTTGCTGCCTGGATAGCGATCCGTTGGGCAACGATCCGAATATGCTGGTCTATTCGCGGCAATATTCGTTGGGTCGCACACCGGATCCTGCCACGATGAATCGCTTGTACAGCGTCGAAGCACGCTACACGGTGACCGGTTCGTCGGCGGATTCTCGGTTGCCGATTCGCAGCTCGCAGATTGGTGCATTCTTGGTCGAACTGGATAAGGCTGTGGATGCACAGCTGAGTGGTCAGGCTCCGGCTGCACCGGCCAGCGAGCAGCCGTTAGACCAGGTACCGATCACTGAGCAGCTTCAGCGCATGATTGCCGCCATGGCAGAGGACTTGGTCAAGCATCAGGGTGCAGGCGTAGTGTATGTCGGAGCGTATCAGCCGCTGGATGTTCAGTTATTGGCACTGCGCCTGAATCAAAAGCTTGGAAACATCGGCAAGACCGTCAAGTTTATTGCTGATCGCAGTGCAATCGTCGGTGTAACACCCATTGGCCTAGACGACTTGGTCGAGAAGCTGGGGCGTTCGGTAAGCTCGGTTTGGATTCTCGGAGACAACCCGGTCTACACGGCTCCGGCTCATGTGGGGCTGGATAAGGCACTGGCCGAAATGGAGCATGTGGTTTACCTGGCAGACTATGAAGATGAAACAGCCAAGGTTTCCAGCTGGTCTCTGCCGTTGGCACATCCGCTGGAGAGCTGGGGGGACGTGCTGAGCGTCGATGGTGCGTACGGCGTCTGCCAGCCTCAGATTCTTCCATTAATGGAAGGCAAGAGCACCGTTGAGTTGCTGTCGTTGCTGATGGGCCAGCCGGCTGAAGGCAACGGTCTAGTGCGGGCGACGGCAGATCAATTTGCTGGTTCGCCGCTATCCGCCTCGGCTTGGCACAGCGTATTGCATGATGGCTATCTGAAGGGTTCAGCTCTGGAGCTGAGCGGCGACAGCTTTGGCGGCCCGCTGCCCACCGGCGAGCTGGATCTGGAGAAGATCGAAAATGGCAGCTTGGAATTGATTCTCTGTGAAAGTGACTCGCTGTATGACGGTCGCTTTGCGAAAAATGTTTGGCTCCAGGAGCTGCCGCAGGCAATCACAAAACTGGTCTGGGACAATGCGGCGCTAGTCAGTCCCAAAATGGCCAAGAAGTTTGGGCTCGATCAAAGCGACAAGACACCGACCGAGATCGTGCGTATTAAAGTCGACGGTCAACAGCTTGAGTTGCCAGTGTTCATCATGCCTGGATTGGCCGACGGTGTGATTGTGACTCAGTTGGGTTACGGTCGCGTTTGTCGCGACGAGGCGGTCAGCAGCGATCGACAGGTCCAGATTGGTCAAGATGTCAGCAAGGTGCGGCGTCTGGACAAGATGCACATCGTCACCGGCGTTGAAGTCAGCGACACGTCCAAGCCGTACAAGCTGGCGACGACTCAGGATCACTTCGCGATCGACTCAATTGGTCGGGACGGCATCGCCGAGCGAATTGGTTGGTTAGTACGCGAAGGAACGTTGGAGCAGATTACCGAAGGCGGTAAGGATTTTGTCGAGCACGAAGGCGTGCATCATCCACCGCTGAAATCTCTGTGGGAACAAGAGCCCATGGAGAAGTACAGTCAAGACCCGACGGTGCCTTATCAATGGGGCATGACGATCGACTTAAACAAGTGTACCGGTTGCAGTTCGTGTGTTATCGCCTGCCAGGCAGAAAACAACGTCCCTGTTGTGGGCAAGGAACAGGTGCTGCGTGGCCGCGAGATGCACTGGTTGCGCATCGACCGATACTTCCGAGGCACTGAAACTTCGCCGCAGATGATCCAACAGCCTGTGGCATGTGCGCACTGCGAAACGGCTCCATGCGAGCAGGTCTGTCCGGTAGCGGCTACCGTACACACCGAAGAGGGCATCAACGCGATGGCCTATAATCGTTGCGTTGGCACACGTTACTGTGCCAACAATTGCCCATACAAAGTGCGACGCTTCAACTACTTCAACTATCAGACCGAATACGGTTATTTTTATGGCTGGCAGCAGCAGGGCAAGCTGGAAGAGGCTAGTCGCAAGCTCCAGCAGCTTGTGTTGAATCCAGAAGTCAGCGTGCGCGGTCGCGGGGTTATGGAAAAATGCACCTACTGCATCCAGCGCGTGCAAAACGTCAAGATTCAGGCACGCACCGAAGGCCGCTCCATCGAAGACGGCGAATTGCAAACCGCTTGCCAGACGGCCTGCCCGACCCAGGCCATTGTGTTTGGCAACATCAAGGACGCCGACAGTCAGGTTTCCAAGAATTACAACGACCCGCG
Proteins encoded in this window:
- a CDS encoding SDR family NAD(P)-dependent oxidoreductase, with translation MTSQPLDGRHALVTGGGTGIGLGIARELARAGAKVTITGRRKDVLESAAASQEGLFPLVMDVTQEQSIVDGIASAIAQRGPVTICVPNAGIAEGRALHKTDMAFWRKIMSTNLDGAFVTLRECTPGMRDAGWGRGVLVASIAGLRGLKGAPAYTASKHGMIGLMRALSEDFLGTGITFNAICPAYVDTDIVARNQVSIAQRAGISEQQARDLMVKTNRHQRLISVEEVAAAAMWLCLPGSESVNGQAIEIAGGQA
- the rpsT gene encoding 30S ribosomal protein S20, with the protein product MPNTESAKKRLRQSLVNRDRNRAVKSSLRTALRKLREDVANNQLEQAQQRRQQTARLLDKAAAKGVIHANKASRLKSRISHLVRNAQQAS
- the cobA gene encoding uroporphyrinogen-III C-methyltransferase, translated to MMPQPNDSVQPYLPDDSGEFAPNQLEEPTHAQPQAAVGRGRVYLVGAGPGDPGLLTVRGLECLRRADVVLYDGLANPALLDCAAQAQLVCVGKHGQQAIWEQTTINGRMVELAEQGKTVVRLKGGDPGVFARTAEELEALVQHGIEFEVVPGITAALAVASFAGIPLTHRDHASALALVTGQQQAGADESLDWQALAKFPGTLAIYMGVTTASQWTEELLAAGKPPDTPAAIVRRCSWSDQRIIRCRLDEVAKQLTPASRLRPPVLVIVGTVAQLGSQWNWFANRPLSGCGVWLPRAAHQSDQLAQSLTDLGARVICSPVLRIVRPDDLSELSRAVGLLKQQAIGGITFSSSNGVDGLMQFILSQGLDARLLAQVRLAAVGPATAQRLEKYGLRADVVPVSDFNAQGLVETLGGSVAGQRWLVTTTNNSRETLPQGLQRAGAQVTECLTYCSQSIDQPSAELAAGLAARQVQYAVITSSLIAQLAYNLLGERTQRVLPIALGGAVGETLNKLGWPAAATSSANTAESVAMAVSDLNDSLRDRSQTT
- a CDS encoding cytochrome c3 family protein, whose amino-acid sequence is MTRFLFPRWTNRFLPVLGLLLLAGGGYAGTLFLAATDDTTLNPGYQPTQPVPFSHKIHAGDLKMDCRYCHIGVDKAAAASIPPTATCINCHSPEIDGQPPKYSSVRQDSAKLRAVHESWKSGDASVPWVRIHRLPDFVFFNHAAHVNRGVSCVECHGRIDTMDKVYQAKELSMAWCIECHNNPAPRLRPLDQITNLSWEPPEGKTREEVGSEMLAQFEQAGNGVHPKTNCAVCHR
- a CDS encoding TAT-variant-translocated molybdopterin oxidoreductase produces the protein MQSKLPITTADHASDSPVSTCLPPSQPLTARQQRSQGYWRSMNELDQTPEFRQYLEREFPQAASEFPSGVSRRRWLQLMSASIALSGAAGCRYGPERIAPFVIRPDNTLAGVPKLYATSFELAGRAVNLLVTNRDGRPIKVEGNPEHPLMRATEPNPIEGKPRFKSAGTDVFSQACVLSLYDDDRAHRVARRSAGELVDASWQEFTDYARSQWESHKASQGQSLAILMSPSLSPSVNRLVGQIAQALPKATIAQYKSIDDSAQRAAASQATGKPSELLLDLSGARVICCLDSDPLGNDPNMLVYSRQYSLGRTPDPATMNRLYSVEARYTVTGSSADSRLPIRSSQIGAFLVELDKAVDAQLSGQAPAAPASEQPLDQVPITEQLQRMIAAMAEDLVKHQGAGVVYVGAYQPLDVQLLALRLNQKLGNIGKTVKFIADRSAIVGVTPIGLDDLVEKLGRSVSSVWILGDNPVYTAPAHVGLDKALAEMEHVVYLADYEDETAKVSSWSLPLAHPLESWGDVLSVDGAYGVCQPQILPLMEGKSTVELLSLLMGQPAEGNGLVRATADQFAGSPLSASAWHSVLHDGYLKGSALELSGDSFGGPLPTGELDLEKIENGSLELILCESDSLYDGRFAKNVWLQELPQAITKLVWDNAALVSPKMAKKFGLDQSDKTPTEIVRIKVDGQQLELPVFIMPGLADGVIVTQLGYGRVCRDEAVSSDRQVQIGQDVSKVRRLDKMHIVTGVEVSDTSKPYKLATTQDHFAIDSIGRDGIAERIGWLVREGTLEQITEGGKDFVEHEGVHHPPLKSLWEQEPMEKYSQDPTVPYQWGMTIDLNKCTGCSSCVIACQAENNVPVVGKEQVLRGREMHWLRIDRYFRGTETSPQMIQQPVACAHCETAPCEQVCPVAATVHTEEGINAMAYNRCVGTRYCANNCPYKVRRFNYFNYQTEYGYFYGWQQQGKLEEASRKLQQLVLNPEVSVRGRGVMEKCTYCIQRVQNVKIQARTEGRSIEDGELQTACQTACPTQAIVFGNIKDADSQVSKNYNDPRTYAMLSELNIKPRTQYMARVRNTHPRLKASYQLKEAHHGDHGHGAHDHAGDHGDHQQDHDH